Part of the Xenopus tropicalis strain Nigerian chromosome 3, UCB_Xtro_10.0, whole genome shotgun sequence genome, GGGTACCCGAGTTCTGCTGGGCTGACTGGGGGTACGTGAGGCATAGCCTGCGGAGTACCTGGGCAGGGATACGGGACTAGCGGGCAGTACTGGGCGGTCACCAGGGGCTCTAGAAGTACTGGTGGTACGGTGCGCTCGCCGGGAGTACTGGGATGCGGACGGGACTGCTGGGTCAGTATCCCCACAACTGGACTGGTTCTGCTGGGTGTTACCTACACACACTCGCCCATTTTCCGTAACCCCCAAACCCATTTATCCCCATCAGTTTCTACCCACTTGCCTACACAGCGACTGCCCCATCCTGTAAACCCCAACCCAGTATCCCCAGTCAGTGTCTACCCCACATGCctccacacacactgccccattgTCCGTAACCCCCAAACCCATATCCCATCAGTCACCCCACATTGCCCACAAACACTGCCCAGTGCCTGTAGACCCCCAAAGACCCATTCCCCACTTCTGACCCGCACATCCCAACACACACCCCCATTCCTCAACCCCCAAACCCATATCCCCATCCAAGTTCACCCCACATTGTTAGCACACCACTCCCCAAGCCCTTAACCAACCATATCCCCATTTCCAGTTCTACCCCACAGTTTGCCCAACCTACTAGCCTGCCCCATGTCCATTGGATAACCCCGAATACTGCAACCCCGATCAGGTCAGTACCCACATTTACTTCGGCGTAACCACATGCACCTTGGCCGCGCATGTCCTGTTAAAACCTCCCAAACCCCTATTCCCCAGGGGTTCAAGCTGGGCTGTTAGCCCCGAGAGCCCATTTACGCGGGCGCAAACACAGGCCTCCTGCCAGCCAACGTTACGTGGGGTTAACGAGCGCCGCCTTGCCATGAGACCACGATTAACTTTCGGCCCGAATCAGGGTTTACTGTACGGCCCCACATGTGCTGGGCAGTACCGCATCAGCAGACACTAGTCGCCCTGGCGAGTACTGAGTGCCTGTAACACGGCCCGCTGCTAGGAACGCGCGATAAGTTACCCATTGTGGCAGTGTCATACCCCGCGGACGATGCTCCCAGCTGCGACACTGCCCATGTCCTCTAGCTGACAGCCCCCATAAACCCCATGGTGCGGCCCCTGTCTAGCGGCGAGTACGTAGCTCCCGGCACAGTGCTCACCCACACACGGGACTGCCGCCCATGTCGCTGTACTTGGGATCTCTCCCAGAGAGCGGGCGCGAGTACATCCCCCATTCAATTCTAGCGCTCCGCTCACAGTACTTGCCGCCGAGATGTGCCTACTCAAAGGAGCCAAGTGGTCTTCTAGATCACAGTTTAGCCGGCATAGGACAGTTAACTATGGCGCCTTACAAAGCTGCCCACAGATTACCTCCAGCAGAGGCATACGGCCCCTCCGGAGTTTGACCTACTACCGGGCAGTGTTTACGCGGGCGCTGCTTGGCGTAAACCTGCCTGGGTTATCCCCGAGCGGCTGCTGCGTGAGAGTACTAGGTACACCGAAGGGCTGTGCTGAGAGCAGTATGACTAGAGGGAATGTGACTTTGAAGCTTATGCTATAGGATCACAGTTGCCTGCTGTGTGGGGTAACCAGAAGGGTAGTGCATGGCTGCGCGAGTTCGAGCCGGGGGCAGGAGGTCTAGCGGAGGGGCGAGACATAGACAGCTTGCTGAGGTGCGCGTGAGGATTATTGCCAGGGCTAACTCCCGGTCCCAAGCAAGAGACTCCAAACGCCGTGGTCCCCTTGGGCCCTGAAGGATTCCATGTGACGTGGCTGTGCGTGGTCGGTCTATGAGGTGGTGGCTGGGTTGTAGTTCAAACTTGTAGATTCCGGCCCCCTACCGGGGCGAAATGAACTTTACTAGGAAACAAGAGGGAGTTCTAGACCGCAGATTTATGTCTGATCACATGTGCCCCAGCAGCACTTTAACCCATGGGTAGCTTACTTACTGAGCTCATGATTTGCCCAGCAGGTTTCCGATAATTTGGGCCCCGGCAGGCGCGCCAAAGATCAAAGCGATAGTACGCGTCCTTGGTCCCCATTCAGTGGAGGCCCCACCGGCAGGGAATAAGCCGAGTATACCAATTGCGAGTCTGGCTGATGGCGTGAAAGCACGGTCGACCTGTGCCTCCCTGCCTGTGATTACCCCGGGAGGGGCAGTTCGCTGCAGTTACACAAACCTTCCGCGTAAGGGTTGTTTAACCCATTGGGGCTCCTGTCCAGTTAAAAACTGTTCGcttccccgggggggggggcagttgggctGCCGGTTACGTCCAGGCTGACCCAATTGGGACTTTGAGTGGTTATTAGGCTGGGGGAAGCAGAGActttcccagccccccccagGTAACCTGCTGGGGCTCCCTAGAGGCTGCTTTGGGAGAGTGTAGTTCACAGGAAATCAGAGGACATATTCTTGCTTGTACTTGTAATAATCTAAGCAATTCTCCAAGGAGGCGTCTGGCTGGCCACTTACACGCACAAACTCCCACAATTCCATTCGAGCTGTGGCTGCTGGGGGTAACCTGGGGGCGCGGGGGTACGGGGGCTGCTGGAggtactgggggtacaggggcgtGGCTGGAGTACTGGGGGtacggggctgctgggagtacgaGGGGTTACGGACTGCTGGGAGTATGGGGTACGGGGCTGCTGGAGACTGGGGGTACggactgctgggagtactgggggtaCGGGCTGTGGAGAGTACTGGTACGGGTGGTCGTGTACTGCTCGGGAACGAGACGGCCGAAATGAGGGTGACCAACGGCGGCTGAGAGAGCGGGGACCTGCGGAGACTGGTACCGACGGCTGGTGAGCATCGGGGGCGAACCTTCTTGCTTGGGGCCGGGATAACGTTGGGGCGCTGCGGGGAGTTTACGTGGGGGCTGCTGGGCGAGTTGCCGGAGGTTCGGTATGGAGCTGTGGGAGTTACATGCGGGGTACGTGGGGACTGACTGGAGTACTGGGGGTacgggctgctgggagtacttgGGGGTACGGGGCTGCGGAGTACTGGCGGGTACGGGCTGCTGGAAGTACTGGGGGTACGGGCGTTGTCGGGACAGTACTGCCGGAGGTAGTAAATTCGTAACAGCGTCCTGGGTATCGCTGGGGAGTACTGTGGGGGCACCGCTGCCGCTGCATCTGACTCCTGTTTATGCCAGAAACAACAAAGCGGAAACTGGAAGATAAGGATAACACAGAACTTGAAGACGAGGAACTCCAGTAACTCTGGcccaggcgtcggggcaggcctCGAGCGCCCACCTCGCTGGCGCACTCCAGCGGTACGGACATTGCTGCCGCCGTACCCAGCATCACCCCCTGGGGGTTACGGCCGCTGCTGGAGGCACTCCCAGCTAGACCCCGGTTCCCCCGCCGGCGACTCCCAGCAGCCCgctgtaaccccccccccgcactccCAGCACCCCATTACCCCATTACCCCCACGAGCCCCGTAGCCCTCAGTGACCCCCAGCAGCCCCGtacccccagtactcccagcagcccgtACCCCCAGTTACTCCCAGCAGCCCGTACCccgtactcccagcagcccccgtCTACCCCCAGTACTCCACGCAGCCCCGtaccccagtactcccagcagctcgTACCCCCCAGTACGGCCCAGCGAGACCCGGTTTACTGGCGCGCGGACTCAGTAACTCCCCCAGCAGGGCCCCGTAGCCCCCCTGAGGGATAACTTCCAATGGCAAGCCCCGTACCCCGCAGGTAACGCTGCCAGCGAGCCCCGTACCCCCGTACTCCCAGCAGTCCGTGACCTCACCCGAGTACTCACGGCGAACTTGCCCGGCGATTTACTGGGTCCGGGCCTGCTGTGCAGTACTCCCCAGCAGCGTCCAGGTACATTCGCGAGCAGAGTTCCACTCGTGACCCCCAGTACTGGTGCCTCGCTCAGACACTTGGAGGCCCCGGTGACGCCCTTCTGATGTACGTTCCGGGGCTGCTCGGAGAAAATGGAGGTACGCCTTGCTGGCTACCCCCACTTGGGGAGTACGGGAGCTGCCTGCAGCGGAGTAGACTGGCCCGTACCCCCATACTCCCAGCGCCCCCGTGGTGAACCCCAGGCTACGCGACTGGGCGTCCGACGGCAGCCCGTACCCTTCAGTAATCCCCCAGCAGCCCGAGTCTGACCTCCGCAGAGTACGGAGAGGCGCCCCGTTACGGGGCTGCTAGCCGCCCCAGTTACTCCGGATGGCAGCCCGCGGTAACCCCGCTAGTACCTCCCAGCAGTCCGGCTACCCGCCGCTACAGTACTCCCAGCGAGGGTCCCGTACCCTCCAGCTGACTCCCAAGTAGCTAG contains:
- the LOC116409441 gene encoding leucine-rich repeat extensin-like protein 5; translation: MSVPLECASEESDAAAAVPPQYSPAIPRTLLRIYYLRQYCPDNARTPSTSSSPYPPVLRSPVPPSTPSSPYPQYSSQSPRTPHVTPTAPYRTSGNSPSSPHVNSPQRPNVIPAPSKKVRPRCSPAVGTSLRRSPLSQPPLVTLISAVSFPSSTRPPVPVLSTARTPSTPSSPYPQSPAAPYPILPAVRNPSYSQQPRTPSTPATPLYPQYLQQPPYPRAPRLPPAATARMELWEFVRVSGQPDASLENCLDYYKYKQEYVL